The following coding sequences are from one Cenarchaeum symbiosum A window:
- a CDS encoding Asp-tRNAAsn/Glu-tRNAGln amidotransferase B subunit (COG0064) produces the protein MIGLEIHCQLTSLNSKLFCPCRADYRGLEPNTNICPVCTGLPGALPLPNKRAIEKAATVALALGCRVPPRLAFFRKNYFYPDLPKNFQITQLDAYGETCAGSGGSIDSGGRTIRIRRVQLEEDPGRIIYEGAPGKAQHTLVDYNRAGVPLVEIVTEPDFEGPAQVRLFLNELSGLLGGLGVADPSLEGALRADGNVSVHGGAKVEVKNVNSFHDLEKALHYEITRQQSLVDRGIEVVQETRQWDDRRRITVSARKKEEETDYRYFVEGDIPWITIDDDTLASLRAGIPEGAASRKDRYASLGIPAQVAEVLSSDPFFSRMFEEAHSAANAKEVANLITTDLMGLLDTREKRGSSKLEAAHLGQLADAVLDGSMTRSSAKVALHEMISGKSLSEVSGGRDTGSISDGDELGRIIDGVISAEPGAVQDAKANPQAINYLLGMVMKETQGRADPAAALEILQKKISS, from the coding sequence ATGATAGGGCTCGAGATCCACTGCCAGCTGACCAGCCTGAACAGCAAGCTCTTCTGCCCGTGCAGGGCCGACTACCGCGGGCTCGAACCAAACACGAACATCTGCCCCGTGTGCACCGGCCTGCCGGGGGCGCTGCCGCTCCCAAACAAAAGGGCGATAGAAAAGGCCGCGACGGTGGCGCTCGCGCTAGGCTGCAGGGTGCCCCCAAGGCTGGCCTTTTTCAGAAAGAACTATTTCTACCCCGACCTGCCAAAGAACTTTCAGATAACGCAGCTCGACGCGTACGGTGAGACCTGCGCGGGGTCCGGCGGCAGCATCGATTCTGGCGGCCGTACAATCCGCATAAGAAGGGTCCAGCTAGAGGAGGACCCGGGCAGGATAATCTACGAGGGCGCCCCGGGCAAGGCCCAGCATACGCTAGTCGATTACAACAGGGCGGGAGTCCCCCTGGTGGAGATAGTGACAGAGCCCGACTTTGAGGGGCCGGCGCAGGTAAGATTGTTCCTAAACGAGTTGTCGGGGCTGCTCGGGGGCCTGGGGGTGGCGGATCCATCCCTGGAGGGGGCGCTCCGGGCAGACGGGAACGTCTCTGTTCACGGGGGCGCAAAAGTCGAGGTAAAAAACGTAAACTCGTTTCATGATCTGGAAAAGGCGCTCCACTATGAGATAACTAGACAGCAGAGCCTTGTAGACAGGGGGATAGAGGTGGTACAAGAGACCAGGCAGTGGGACGACCGGCGCCGGATCACAGTCTCTGCGCGCAAAAAAGAGGAAGAGACCGACTATCGCTATTTTGTAGAGGGTGACATACCGTGGATAACCATCGACGACGATACGCTGGCAAGTCTCCGGGCAGGCATCCCCGAGGGGGCGGCAAGCAGAAAGGACAGGTATGCATCCCTGGGCATACCCGCCCAGGTGGCCGAGGTATTATCGTCTGATCCCTTTTTTTCCAGAATGTTCGAGGAGGCGCACAGTGCCGCCAACGCAAAAGAGGTTGCAAATCTAATAACTACCGATCTGATGGGCCTGCTCGATACGCGCGAAAAGCGCGGCAGCTCAAAACTGGAGGCTGCGCACCTAGGCCAGCTTGCCGACGCGGTGCTCGACGGGTCCATGACCAGGTCCTCTGCCAAAGTGGCCCTGCATGAGATGATCTCTGGAAAGAGCCTCTCCGAGGTCTCGGGAGGCCGCGACACGGGCAGCATATCCGACGGGGACGAGCTGGGCAGGATAATAGACGGGGTCATATCCGCGGAGCCCGGGGCCGTGCAGGACGCAAAAGCCAACCCGCAGGCGATAAACTACCTGCTTGGAATGGTGATGAAAGAGACCCAGGGCAGGGCGGACCCCGCTGCAGCCCTGGAGATACTGCAAAAAAAGATATCCAGCTGA
- a CDS encoding Asp-tRNAAsn/Glu-tRNAGln amidotransferase A subunit (COG0154) produces the protein MLPESLVEYVREVGSGGTTCEEFTAGAIERTKKQGLDAYITLNEKALDEARRIDSRIKKGEKVGRCLGAPIAVKDNICVRGMRTTCASKMLEGYESPYDATVVTRLLAEDAIITGKTNMDEFAMGLTTEFSAYGPSRNPWNKECTPGGSSGGSAAAVGGLECIASLGSDTGGSVRNPASFCGMVGFKPTYGLVSRYGLVSYANSIEQIGPITRTVEDAAFMMDVISGADPNDATTIECKGGFLDGIDAGIKGKKVGLITEMAGEGIDPRVAEATRDAMAALEDAGARCGKVSLDMVKYSVAAYYTITATEAASNLARYDNTMYGYDMPIESYEFHSYISKARRKFGPEVTRRMILGGFVSSSGHGGRYYHRALKVRGLLAREAEEALAEYDLLLSPTVPILPFKLGEKMGDPVGLFLVDYNTVTANLTGKPAASVPYTVCDGLPVGMQLMGRPSGDAEVLQAAYSLQERSRMPEAPPWQ, from the coding sequence ATGCTCCCAGAATCGCTAGTAGAGTATGTGCGGGAGGTGGGCTCGGGGGGCACCACCTGCGAGGAGTTTACCGCAGGGGCGATAGAGCGGACAAAAAAACAGGGGCTCGACGCGTACATTACTCTGAACGAAAAGGCGCTCGACGAGGCGCGCCGGATAGACTCTAGGATAAAGAAGGGGGAAAAGGTGGGCAGGTGCCTTGGCGCCCCCATAGCCGTAAAGGACAACATCTGTGTAAGGGGAATGAGGACTACATGCGCCTCAAAGATGCTCGAAGGGTACGAATCCCCCTATGACGCAACGGTCGTAACGAGGCTGCTAGCCGAAGATGCCATAATAACGGGCAAGACCAACATGGACGAGTTTGCGATGGGCCTTACCACCGAGTTTAGCGCTTATGGCCCGAGCAGGAACCCCTGGAACAAAGAGTGCACGCCGGGCGGCTCGTCGGGGGGCAGCGCCGCCGCAGTGGGGGGGCTTGAATGCATAGCTTCGCTAGGGTCGGACACGGGGGGCTCTGTGCGGAATCCCGCGAGCTTTTGCGGGATGGTCGGCTTCAAGCCGACATACGGCCTGGTAAGCAGGTACGGCCTGGTCTCGTATGCAAACAGCATAGAGCAGATAGGCCCCATAACGAGGACCGTAGAAGACGCGGCATTTATGATGGATGTGATATCCGGTGCAGACCCCAATGATGCCACCACGATAGAATGCAAGGGAGGGTTTCTTGACGGGATAGACGCAGGCATCAAAGGCAAGAAGGTGGGCCTGATAACCGAGATGGCGGGCGAGGGGATTGATCCGCGGGTGGCAGAGGCGACAAGGGACGCCATGGCCGCCCTCGAAGATGCCGGCGCCCGGTGCGGCAAGGTCTCCCTGGACATGGTAAAGTATTCTGTAGCTGCATACTATACCATAACGGCAACAGAGGCGGCAAGCAACCTTGCAAGATACGACAATACAATGTACGGGTATGACATGCCGATAGAGAGCTACGAGTTCCATTCATACATATCAAAGGCGCGCAGAAAGTTCGGGCCCGAGGTGACGCGGCGGATGATACTCGGCGGGTTTGTCTCGTCGTCAGGGCACGGGGGCAGGTACTATCATAGGGCCCTCAAGGTGCGCGGGCTGCTGGCCCGGGAGGCAGAAGAGGCCCTCGCGGAATACGACCTGCTGCTATCTCCGACTGTGCCCATACTGCCCTTCAAGCTTGGCGAGAAGATGGGCGATCCCGTGGGGCTGTTCCTGGTGGACTATAATACGGTCACCGCCAACCTTACGGGCAAGCCGGCGGCCTCCGTCCCGTATACGGTATGCGACGGGCTCCCCGTCGGGATGCAGTTAATGGGGAGGCCCTCGGGGGACGCAGAGGTGCTGCAGGCGGCGTATTCCCTGCAGGAGAGATCCAGGATGCCGGAGGCCCCGCCTTGGCAATGA
- a CDS encoding aspartyl/asparaginyl-tRNA synthetase (COG0017), with product MTSPLIPSGTALSTKSISETPSGRELLSLYREYTAMPFETRAIAFSLDERDMQDNDPRRYLLGTGVSRRHGGGPFPHEKVNYAPVCRACMEDSLGGLRRTHYSSGLGPSMDGKDVTVMGWVMAVRGHGAISFMTIRDRDGRIQVVAKSGSCPDETRERISGLKPHSVVAVTGTVRASEKAPSGFELVPNELKVFADVQKIPPFEPQAKTVKNIETRLEIRPIDLRRDALLELFHARSAVLRETREYFYENGFVEASTPKMISTATEGGAALFPIFYYNKEAFLAQSPQLYKEQLTMSLERVFEIGPIFRAEPSRTNRHLAEAISIDLEEAFVDYNDIMDRISDIVKRAASAATPYAGGPGAQFAVPDVPAEIPRYTYADLLDRIKGAGAKAEWGDDLYPSALKKAGLEGFYFITDWPAGPKPFYVKVGPDGRTSESFDLMFGDLEISSGSTRIDNRAELEERMAAKGMNAGSFGHHLAAFDYGVPPHAGCGIGLERLMMALTGTENIRDVTFYPRDVDRLTP from the coding sequence GTGACCTCGCCCCTTATCCCCTCGGGGACCGCCTTGAGCACAAAGTCGATCAGCGAGACGCCCTCCGGCAGGGAGTTGCTCTCCCTGTACAGAGAGTATACGGCTATGCCGTTTGAGACCAGGGCTATCGCCTTCTCCCTGGATGAGAGGGACATGCAGGATAATGACCCGCGCCGTTATTTATTGGGCACAGGCGTCTCCCGCAGGCACGGGGGCGGTCCATTCCCACATGAGAAAGTAAATTATGCCCCTGTTTGTCGTGCCTGCATGGAAGACAGCCTGGGCGGCCTGAGGCGCACGCACTATTCCAGCGGACTGGGCCCGTCAATGGACGGCAAGGATGTCACCGTCATGGGGTGGGTCATGGCAGTGCGGGGCCACGGGGCAATATCCTTTATGACCATACGCGACAGGGACGGCCGCATACAGGTGGTCGCAAAGTCCGGCTCCTGCCCCGATGAAACAAGGGAGAGGATATCGGGGCTCAAGCCGCACTCGGTGGTGGCCGTAACAGGGACGGTAAGGGCATCGGAGAAGGCCCCGTCCGGGTTTGAGCTGGTGCCAAATGAGCTCAAGGTCTTTGCAGACGTGCAAAAGATACCGCCCTTTGAGCCGCAGGCAAAGACTGTAAAAAACATAGAGACGCGCCTCGAGATAAGACCGATAGACCTCAGAAGGGACGCGCTGCTCGAGCTGTTCCATGCAAGGAGCGCAGTATTGAGGGAGACAAGGGAGTATTTCTACGAAAACGGCTTTGTCGAGGCCAGCACCCCCAAGATGATATCGACTGCCACAGAGGGCGGCGCCGCGCTGTTCCCGATATTCTACTATAACAAAGAGGCGTTTTTGGCGCAGAGCCCACAGCTGTACAAGGAGCAGCTGACGATGAGTCTTGAGAGGGTATTCGAGATAGGGCCAATCTTTCGCGCCGAGCCGTCAAGGACCAACAGGCATTTGGCCGAGGCCATATCGATAGACCTTGAGGAGGCATTTGTAGATTACAACGATATAATGGACAGGATATCAGATATTGTAAAGCGCGCGGCATCAGCTGCTACACCCTATGCGGGGGGCCCCGGCGCGCAGTTTGCAGTGCCGGATGTTCCAGCAGAGATACCAAGGTATACTTATGCAGACCTGCTCGACAGGATAAAGGGCGCGGGGGCAAAGGCCGAATGGGGCGACGACCTGTACCCGTCGGCCCTCAAAAAAGCAGGCCTTGAGGGCTTTTACTTTATCACCGACTGGCCTGCCGGCCCAAAGCCGTTCTACGTAAAGGTGGGCCCTGACGGGCGCACATCAGAATCGTTTGATTTAATGTTCGGCGACCTTGAGATCTCTTCTGGCAGCACAAGGATAGACAACAGGGCCGAACTCGAAGAGAGAATGGCCGCAAAGGGGATGAATGCGGGATCGTTTGGGCACCACCTTGCCGCCTTTGACTACGGGGTGCCCCCGCACGCGGGCTGCGGAATAGGCCTCGAGAGGCTGATGATGGCACTTACGGGCACGGAGAACATCAGGGACGTGACGTTTTACCCCCGGGACGTGGACAGGCTGACGCCATGA